The Grus americana isolate bGruAme1 chromosome 8, bGruAme1.mat, whole genome shotgun sequence genome includes a region encoding these proteins:
- the CRIP2 gene encoding cysteine-rich protein 2, with the protein MASKCPKCDKTVYFAEKVSSLGKDWHKFCLKCERCNKTLTPGGHAEHDGKPFCHKPCYATLFGPKGVNIGGAGSYIYEKPQIEGQTAPGPIEHPVKVEERKVNAAPPKGPSKASSVTTFTGEPNMCPRCGKRVYFAEKVTSLGKDWHRPCLRCERCSKTLTPGGHAEHDGQPYCHKPCYGILFGPKGVNTGAVGSYIYDKDPEAKNQP; encoded by the exons ATGGCATCCAAGTGCCCCAAGTGCGACAAGACCGTGTACTTCG CGGAGAAGGTGTCCTCCCTGGGCAAGGACTGGCACAAGTTCTGCCTGAAGTGTGAGCGCTGCAACAAGACCCTGACCCCGGGCGGGCATGCCGAG CACGATGGGAAGCCCTTCTGCCACAAGCCCTGCTATGCCACGCTGTTTGGCCCCAAAG GGGTGAACATCGGCGGCGCCGGGTCCTACATCTACGAGAAGCCGCAGATCGAGGGGCAGACCGCTCCGGGGCCCATCGAGCACCCGGTgaaggtggaggagaggaaggtgaACGCCGCACCTCCCAAGGGACCCAGCAAAG cctCCAGTGTCACCACCTTCACTGGGGAGCCCAACATGTGCCCGCGCTGCGGCAAGAGAGTCTACTTTG CCGAGAAGGTGACTTCGCTGGGGAAGGACTGGCACCGTCCCTGCCTACGCTGCGAGCGCTGCAGCAAGACGCTGACCCCGGGGGGCCATGCCGAG CACGATGGACAGCCGTACTGCCACAAGCCCTGCTACGGGATCCTCTTCGGGCCAAAGG GCGTCAACACCGGAGCTGTGGGAAGCTACATTTACGACAAAGACCCTGAGGCGAAGAATCAGCCCTAG
- the CRIP1 gene encoding cysteine-rich protein 1, giving the protein MPKCPRCQKEVYFAEKVTSLGKDWHRPCLRCEKCNKTLTSGGHAEHDGKPYCNHPCYAALFGPKGFGRGGAESHTFK; this is encoded by the exons ATGCCCAAGTGCCCCCGCTGCCAGAAGGAGGTCTACTTCG CCGAGAAGGTGACTTCTCTGGGGAAGGACTGGCACCGGCCCTGCTTGAGATGCGAGAAGTGTAACAAGACCCTGACGTCTGGAGGCCATGCAGAG cacgACGGCAAGCCATACTGCAACCACCCCTGCTATGCCGCCTTGTTCGGGCCCAAAG GATTTGGCCGGGGAGGAGCCGAGAGCCACACATTCAAGTAA